The following coding sequences are from one Ornithodoros turicata isolate Travis chromosome 1, ASM3712646v1, whole genome shotgun sequence window:
- the LOC135377174 gene encoding uncharacterized protein LOC135377174 encodes MTYSSDKGAPETNANAVTSDESPKSDQTSDIEVSEKNSDMQSSKDTENSDECGAILAPVSNSFQSLAKVDQAALAAEQKSDPSIRNLCDSVKEGVARKNISFYEKQNLLYRRYRDKNGRVFDQVVVPQKYREDLLHLSHSNAWSGHLGVRKTKARLTAEYYWPGCWKDIENWVKSCDTCQRVGKPTDQRKAPMCLVPIITEPFRRLVIDIVGPLPATEQGHRYVLTALCPATKFPEAVALRELNSVQVVDALLSIFARVGFPAEIQSDNGSVFTSNLTTTFLEKCGMKIIHSSVHHPQSNSVERMHSVLKRVLRALCYEHKTNWESCLPATMFALRSVAHESTGFSPAELVYGRSLRTPLRMLKESWEGKGEDPNVVQYILDLLDRLYRAREVVRANMKSAQEKSKKYYDRSAKARTFQVDDRVMLLKPSKQNKLDVRWEGPARVVQKLSETNYAVKMEGKRKDIQLFHCNLMKPYREREAVVNLTLNAPEEMSQDIPTAVGSPEFTIEELLRKIVNSGTLPEDQLRDVKQIFSEYQDVFSSRPGKTNLVEHDIELLSNEPVRSKPYRVSPRQREIIESEIKRMLHLGIIEPGESDFTSPLILVEVPGKDARPRVDYRKLNTITRDQTYPIPNIEERVEVVSKAKYISTLDLVRGYWQVPLTERASRYAAFVSPLGTFRPKMLSFGLKNAPFCFSSLMDRVLKGLGDFALPYLDDIAIFSDSWEEHIRHLRTVLERLRDAGLTVRAEKCQIGKAEVTYLGHVIGQGYRRPADVKIAAVAEYPRPTTKTELRAFLGLAGYYQHYIRSYSSIASPLTDALRKTEPNVIKWDDTKERAFRELKEALTHKPILKAPDYNRTFFVQCDASDRGIGAVLCQLDEGGRERPILYISRKLTGREEAYCATEKECACLIWAVQKLSCYLSGSKFVIETDHCPLTWLKNMSAKNGRLLRWSLALQPYNFEIKYKKGADNGNADGLSRSF; translated from the coding sequence ATGACGTACAGCTCCGACAAAGGCGCTCCTGAGACAAATGCgaacgccgtgacgtcagacgAATCGCCGAAGTCAGATCAGACCAGCGATATCGAAGTTAGCGAGAAAAACTCGGACATGCAGTCTAGTAAAGATACTGAAAATTCAGACGAGTGCGGGGCGATCTTGGCGCCAGTATCTAACAGTTTCCAATCGCTGGCGAAAGTAGATCAAGCTGCTTTGGCAGCAGAGCAAAAGAGCGACCCATCGATACGTAACCTGTGTGATAGCGTTAAAGAGGGCGTTGCTAGAAAGAACATCTCATTCTACGAAAAACAGAACTTGCTGTATCGGCGATACAGGGATAAAAACGGTAGAGTGTTTGACCAAGTAGTCGTTCCACAAAAGTACAGGGAAGATCTCCTGCATTTGTCTCACAGCAATGCGTGGTCAGGGCACTTAGGCGTTCGAAAGACTAAGGCTCGTCTAACTGCGGAGTATTACTGGCCAGGTTGCTGGAAAGACATCGAAAACTGGGTGAAATCATGCGATACATGCCAACGCGTGGGAAAGCCGACAGATCAGCGGAAGGCCCCAATGTGTCTCGTGCCAATAATCACCGAGCCCTTCCGCAGGCTGGTGATTGACATTGTCGGTCCCTTACCCGCGACAGAGCAAGGACATCGCTACGTTCTAACAGCGCTGTGTCCAGCCACGAAGTTCCCCGAGGCCGTAGCTCTAAGGGAATTGAATTCCGTGCAAGTGGTAGACGCGCTCCTCTCCATATTTGCTAGGGTGGGCTTCCCCGCAGAAATCCAGAGCGACAATGGCAGTGTTTTCACGAGCAACCTCACAACTACCTTCCTAGAGAAATGTGGCATGAAAATAATCCATAGCTCAGTGCATCATCCTCAATCCAACAGCGTGGAGAGGATGCATTCCGTCCTCAAAAGAGTGCTGAGAGCACTATGTTACGAGCACAAAACTAACTGGGAGTCATGCCTTCCGGCAACCATGTTTGCGCTGCGTTCTGTAGCACACGAGAGCACGGGATTTAGTCCGGCCGAGCTTGTGTACGGGCGTTCGCTACGAACACCTTTGCGAATGTTGAAGGAGTCTTGGGAGGGAAAAGGAGAAGACCCAAATGTAGTCCAGTACATTTTAGATCTGCTCGATAGATTGTACAGAGCTAGAGAAGTAGTAAGAGCAAACATGAAGTCTGCTCAGGAGAAATCAAAGAAATACTACGACAGATCGGCAAAAGCAAGGACCTTTCAAGTAGACGACAGGGTCATGCTTCTGAAACCGTCTAAACAAAACAAATTGGACGTAAGATGGGAAGGCCCAGCTCGCGTAGTACAGAAGCTTTCTGAGACCAACTACGCCGTAAAAATGGAAGGCAAGCGTAAGGACATCCAGCTGTTTCACTGTAATCTAATGAAACCGTACCGGGAGCGCGAGGCAGTGGTAAATCTAACTCTGAACGCGCCAGAGGAGATGTCACAGGACATACCCACGGCAGTTGGTAGCCCAGAATTTACCATTGAAGAACTCCTCCGAAAGATAGTGAACAGTGGGACGCTTCCTGAAGACCAGTTGAGAGATGTAAAACAGATATTTTCAGAATACCAGGACGTATTCTCGAGCAGACCGGGAAAAACAAATTTGGTGGAACACGACATCGAGCTACTTAGTAATGAGCCGGTTCGTTCCAAGCCCTACCGAGTATCCCCGAGGCAAAGAGAGATCATAGAGAGCGAGATAAAACGAATGCTACATCTAGGTATCATCGAGCCTGGGGAAAGCGATTTTACATCCCCATTGATACTAGTAGAAGTGCCCGGAAAGGACGCCCGACCGCGCGTAGATTATCGGAAGTTGAATACCATTACCCGTGATCAAACGTATCCGATACCGAATATCGAGGAAAGGGTGGAAGTCGTAAGTAAGGCGAAGTACATCTCCACCCTAGACCTCGTTCGCGGGTACTGGCAAGTCCCTTTAACGGAGCGCGCAAGCAGATATGCCGCCTTTGTTTCCCCGTTGGGAACATTTCGCCCAAAAATGCTTAGCTTTGGGTTAAAGAACGCTCCCTTTTGCTTTTCGAGCCTTATGGACCGCGTGCTAAAAGGGCTGGGAGATTTCGCACTCCCGTATCTAGATGATATCGCCATCTTCTCGGACAGCTGGGAAGAACACATTCGGCATCTTCGAACCGTGCTGGAAAGGCTTCGCGACGCAGGACTCACGGTGCGTGCGGAAAAATGTCAGATCGGGAAGGCCGAGGTCACGTATTTAGGGCATGTGATAGGACAGGGATATCGCCGTCCAGCCGACGTGAAGATCGCAGCTGTAGCAGAGTACCCGCGACCAACTACCAAAACCGAGCTCAGAGCGTTTCTAGGACTCGCGGGGTACTACCAGCATTATATCAGAAGTTACTCCAGTATCGCTAGTCCCCTAACCGATGCTTTGAGAAAGACTGAACCGAATGTCATCAAGTGGGATGACACAAAGGAAAGGGCCTTCCGCGAGTTAAAAGAGGCACTCACACACAAGCCTATCTTAAAGGCTCCGGACTATAACCGCACGTTCTTCGTGCAGTGTGACGCCAGCGATCGTGGCATTGGTGCAGTCCTTTGTCAGTTAGATGAAGGCGGTCGTGAAAGACCAATTCTGTATATAAGTCGCAAACTGACGGGGCGAGAAGAAGCCTACTGCGCCACAGAAAAAGAGTGCGCATGCTTAATCTGGGCAGTCCAAAAGCTCTCTTGCTATCTGTCCGGGTCCAAATTTGTAATTGAGACTGACCACTGCCCGCTAACGTGGCTGAAAAACATGTCCGCGAAGAATGGTCGACTGCTCCGCTGGAGCTTAGCGTTACAGCCTTATAATTTTGAGATAAAGTATAAGAAGGGAGCTGACAATGGTAACGCTGACGGGCTTAGTCGCTCTTTTTAG